In one Notolabrus celidotus isolate fNotCel1 chromosome 1, fNotCel1.pri, whole genome shotgun sequence genomic region, the following are encoded:
- the LOC117811070 gene encoding G-protein coupled receptor 22-like — translation METDSYNTGPTTTGWDGSMAGLEGVGVPQEQGGGGSSSSTASWYMPYSLGFQVSLTAFLMLELVLGFSSNLTVLVLYCSQSNLVDSVSNMVTVNLHVLDVAVCVLCLPLTLVVVLLPPGPNLALLCCFHEACVTFASIATAINILVISLDRYDISVRPANRLLTTRRATLLLAAVWVTSVAVFFIPFLEVQWSSEDGPGEKEQETLQSLHGFSSTVVPEWRNRTLLCVGGQGYHTGLGMYYHLLLQVPIFFTTVAVMLFTYSKILRALNIRIGSHMKKNQRFKAPPCKGRHKKQKKKKAEFRMNGEEVGGEQCTLDGTKQLSHPPLIPSPSPTPTATSPPALSSTAPLVTSDLGAATPLPANIGVHASVSAIIALRRAVRRHRDRRERQRRVFRMSLIIITTFLGCWAPLSATNVLILGLGPSDTLVSVRLWFLALAYGTTVSHPLLYAFTRQKLRRALRSKVKKRVVSLLQVDPSPGATVIHNSWVENRKTSRQVRLEASEGTDRCLAEVL, via the coding sequence ATGGAGACTGACAGCTACAACACAGGTCCCACCACCACTGGTTGGGATGGGTCGATGGCCGGCCTGGAGGGAGTGGGAGTCCCTCAGGAGCAGGGAGGAGGGGGCTCTTCCAGCAGCACTGCATCCTGGTACATGCCGTACTCTTTGGGTTTTCAGGTCTCCCTCACCGCCTTCCTCATGCTGGAGCTGGTGTTGGGTTTCAGCAGCAACCTGACCGTACTGGTGCTCTACTGCTCTCAATCAAACTTGGTGGACTCTGTGAGCAACATGGTGACGGTGAATCTGCACGTGCTGGATGTGGcggtgtgtgtgctgtgtctgCCCCTCACTCTGGTGGTCGTGCTGCTTCCTCCAGGACCAAACCTGGCCCTGCTCTGCTGCTTCCACGAGGCCTGTGTCACTTTTGCCAGCATAGCCACAGCCATCAACATCCTCGTCATCAGTTTGGATCGGTATGACATTTCAGTGCGGCCCGCTAACAGGCTGCTGACTACACGAAGAGCAACACTGCTCCTGGCTGCTGTTTGGGTCACCTCTGTGGCTGTGTTCTTCATACCTTTCTTGGAGGTGCAGTGGTCCAGTGAAGATGGACCAGGAGAGAAAGAACAGGAGACACTTCAGTCTCTTCATGGCTTCAGTTCCACAGTGGTGCCAGAGTGGCGTAACCGGACTCTGCTGTGTGTTGGCGGACAGGGATACCACACAGGCCTGGGCATGTATTACCATCTCCTCCTACAGGTACCTATTTTCTTTACCACAGTAGCGGTCATGCTATTCACCTATTCAAAAATACTGAGGGCTTTAAACATACGGATTGGCTCCCACATGAAAAAGAACCAGCGGTTCAAAGCCCCCCCCTGCAAGGGCCGCcacaagaaacagaaaaaaaagaaggcagaGTTCAGAATGAATGGTGAGGAAGTAGGAGGGGAGCAGTGCACCTTGGATGGTACCAAACAGCTCAGCCATCCACCACTCATCCCCTCACCATCCCCCACCCCCACAGCTACCTCCCCTCCTGCCCTGTCCTCTACCGCCCCACTGGTAACCTCAGACTTAGGGGCTGCCACCCCTTTGCCTGCCAACATAGGCGTCCATGCCTCTGTGTCAGCCATCATTGCCTTGAGGCGGGCAGTGCGCCGGCACAGGGATCGGAGAGAGCGGCAAAGGCGGGTGTTCAGGATGTCCCTCATCATTATCACCACCTTCCTTGGTTGTTGGGCTCCCCTCTCTGCAACAAACGTACTGATCCTGGGCTTAGGCCCCAGTGACACCCTGGTCAGTGTACGACTCTGGTTCTTAGCACTGGCCTATGGCACCACCGTGTCCCACCCTCTGCTCTATGCCTTCACCCGACAGAAGCTGCGTCGTGCCCTTCGTTCAAAGGTTAAGAAGAGGGTGGTCTCCCTGCTGCAGGTGGATCCCTCACCAGGGGCCACAGTCATACACAACTCCTGGGTGGAGAACAGAAAAACCAGCCGGCAGGTGCGACTGGAAGCAAGTGAAGGGACTGACCGCTGCCTGGCAGAGGTCCTGTGA
- the cidec gene encoding cell death activator CIDE-3, giving the protein MWGLFTAATQREKWAIPQMEYAMKSLSLLTPNSLSKCVAASVSASASMTQQLLAGRGPRPKPFRVTNADRSVKKGIMADTLEDLMNKASDSFSVPCVSALLLDEDGTGVDTEEFFQTLPENAVLMVLEKGQKWTPNQNSPFKDQLTECKQHHRTDVAKLTLDLYKNNPNDFIGCLNVKATLYGAYSLSYDLRCYAAKRMLKEALRWTIFSMQATGHILLGSSCYIEQLLVEDEQAEKSLALPQESRIRQLQGMLLGKISH; this is encoded by the exons ATGTGGGGGCTTTTCACAGCAGCAACTCAAAGGGAGAA GTGGGCGATCCCTCAGATGGAGTATGCCATGAAATCTCTCAGCCTTCTGACTCCAAATTCCCTCTCCAA gTGTGTGGCTGCAAGTGTCTCAGCCAGTGCCTCCATGACCCAGCAGCTCCTGGCTGGTCGGGGTCCTCGGCCAAAGCCCTTCAGGGTCACTAATGCTGACCGCAGTGTGAAGAAGGGCATCATGGCGGACACACTGGAGGACCTGATGAACAAG GCCAGTGATTCGTTCAGCGTGCCGTGTGTTAGTGCTCTGCTGTTGGATGAAGACGGCACAGGTGTGGACACTGAGGAGTTCTTCCAGACCCTGCCTGAAAATGCTGTCCTCATGGTGCTGGAGAAGGGCCAGAAGTGGACCCCAAACCAA AACAGCCCCTTCAAAGATCAGCTTACTGAGTGCAAGCAGCACCACCGGACAGATGTGGCCAAGCTGACCTTAGACCTTTACAAGAACAACCCCAATGATTTCATTGGCTGCTTGAATGTGAAAGCGACCCTGTATGGCGCCTATTCCTTATCCTATGACCTGCGCTGTTATGCTGCCAAAAGAATGCTGAA GGAGGCTCTGCGATGGACCATCTTCTCCATGCAGGCTACGGGCCACATCCTGCTGGGCTCCTCCTGCTACATCGAGCAGCTGCTGGTTGAGGATGAGCAAGCAGAGAAAAGCCTTGCACTGCCACAGGAGAGCAGGATCAGGCAGCTGCAAGGGATGCTGCTAGGAAAGATATCTCACTGA
- the LOC117815897 gene encoding cytochrome b-c1 complex subunit 1, mitochondrial: protein MAASVCRVGSTVGRTLAKNRSPILLSLRRGQASVSYAQSLLGAPETRLTALDNGLRVASEETGHATCTVGLWIGAGSRYESERNNGAGFFMEHMAFKGTKNHPQTALEQQVESMGAHLSAYTSREHTAYYMKTLAKDLPKAVELLSEVVQSCSLSEAEIEQQRAVVLRELEEVESNLQEVCLDLLHATAFQGTPLGQSVLGPSNNARTLTRQDLVDYANSHYKAPRMVLSAAGGVCHDELVGLAKTHFSGVSFEYEGDAVPVVSPCRFTGSEIRMRDDGLPLAHVAIAVEGASAASPDIVPLMVANSIVGSFDLTYGGGRHLSSRLARLAVEEKLCHSFQAFHSSYSDTGLLGIHFVTDKNYIEDMMHWSQNAWINLCTTVTESDVARGKIALKASLVGQLNGTTPICDDIGRHILNYGRRIPLAEWDARIDAVTPRLVRDVCSKYIYDKCPAVAAVGPVEQLPDYNRMRSAMYWLRF from the exons ATGGCGGCGTCCGTGTGCAGAGTCGGGAGCACCGTGGGTCGAACCCTCGCAAAAAACCGCAGT CCCATCCTGCTATCTCTGAGGCGTGGACAGGCTTCAGTCAGCTATGCCCAGAGCCTGCTTGGAGCCCCAGAAACTCGCCTCACTGCTCTGGACAATGGTTTGAGGGTCGCATCTGAGGAGACTGGACATGCCACCTGCACT GTTGGACTATGGATCGGTGCTGGCAGTCGCTATGAGAGTGAGAGGAACAACGGAGCAGGCTTCTTCATGGAGCACATGGCTTTTAAG GGAACCAAGAATCATCCTCAGACAGCCCTGGAGCAGCAGGTGGAGTCTATGGGTGCTCACCTCAGCGCCTACACCTCCAGGGAGCACACAGCATACTACATGAAAACGCTGGCCAAAGACCTGCCAAAAG CTGTGGAGCTGCTGTCAGAGGTGGTGCAGAGCTGCTCTCTGAGTGAGGCTGAGAttgagcagcagagagctgtGGTGCTGCGCGAGTTAGAGGAAGTCGAGAGTAACCTGCAGGAGGTTTGCCTGGACCTGCTGCATGCCACGGCCTTCCAGGGCACTCCTCTGGGACAAAGTGTGCTGGGACCCTCCAACAATGCCAG GACTCTGACCCGCCAGGACCTAGTGGATTATGCCAACAGCCACTACAAAGCCCCGCGCATGGTGCTGTCTGCTGCTGGAG GTGTGTGCCACGATGAGCTGGTCGGCTTGGCCAAGACTCACTTCAGTGGAGTGTCTTTTGAGTATGAAGGAGATGCTGTCCCTGTGGTGTCACCATGCAGATTCACGGGCAGTGAG ATCCGTATGCGTGATGATGGTTTGCCTCTGGCACACGTTGCTATTGCGGTTGAGGGGGCCAGTGCTGCCAGCCCAGACATTGTGCCACTCATGGTGGCCAACTCCATCGTCGGAAGCTTTGACCTCACCTATGGTGGTGGAAgg cATCTGAGCAGTCGTCTGGCTCGTCTGGCAGTCGAGGAGAAACTGTGTCACAGCTTCCAGGCCTTCCACTCATCCTACAGCGATACTGGCCTGCTGGGTATTCACTTTGTGACTGATAAGaactacattgaagacatgatGCACTGGTCCCAGAACGCCTG GATAAACCTGTGTACAACTGTGACAGAGAGTGATGTAGCTAGAGGCAAGATTGCTCTGAAGGCCAGCCTGGTCGGACAGCTGAATG GAACAACACCAATCTGTGATGACATTGGCAGACACATCCTGAATTACGGACGGCGTATTCCTCTCGCAGAGTGGGACGCTCGCATAGAT GCTGTGACCCCCAGGTTGGTGCGTGATGTCTGTTCCAAATACATCTATGATAAGTGTCCTGCTGTGGCAGCTGTTG GCCCTGTTGAGCAGCTGCCCGACTACAACAGAATGCGCAGTGCCATGTATTGGCTCAGGTTTTAA